A single genomic interval of Saccharothrix saharensis harbors:
- a CDS encoding GntR family transcriptional regulator produces the protein MIVIDAASPTPPYEQLRAQLARQIQDRSLAVGTRLPTIRRLAADLGLAVNTVGRAYRELEEAGLIETRGRAGSFVSAAGDQALEQARRAAFDYAAVIARVGIDPTQAIRIVEAALGNASTP, from the coding sequence GTGATCGTCATCGACGCGGCCTCGCCGACGCCGCCGTACGAGCAGTTGCGAGCCCAGTTGGCCCGGCAGATCCAGGACCGCTCGCTCGCCGTCGGCACGAGGCTCCCGACGATCCGCCGGCTCGCGGCCGACCTCGGCCTCGCCGTGAACACCGTCGGTCGCGCGTACCGGGAGCTGGAGGAGGCCGGGCTGATCGAGACCCGCGGGCGGGCCGGGTCCTTCGTCTCGGCCGCCGGCGACCAGGCGCTGGAACAGGCCCGCCGCGCCGCCTTCGACTACGCGGCGGTCATCGCCAGGGTCGGCATCGACCCCACCCAGGCGATCCGGATCGTCGAGGCGGCGCTGGGCAACGCTTCGACACCGTGA
- a CDS encoding SsgA family sporulation/cell division regulator — protein sequence MGAPIIIDTTGAMGLTGVAVRLVYDPADPCAVVVRVRDWTVRRWVEWVFARDLLVEAVACREDGAETGALDVVITRINGRNLKIRKVARDQSPGRREVVLVTEAVARFVRATCALVPLGQERIDFADVEALLR from the coding sequence GTGGGGGCACCGATCATCATCGACACCACGGGCGCGATGGGTCTGACCGGCGTGGCGGTGCGCCTGGTCTACGACCCGGCCGACCCGTGCGCGGTCGTCGTGCGCGTGCGGGACTGGACCGTCCGGCGGTGGGTCGAGTGGGTGTTCGCGCGCGACCTGCTCGTGGAGGCCGTCGCGTGCCGGGAGGACGGCGCGGAGACCGGCGCGCTCGACGTGGTCATCACCCGGATCAACGGGCGCAACCTGAAGATCCGGAAGGTCGCGCGCGACCAGTCGCCGGGCCGGCGCGAGGTCGTCCTGGTCACCGAGGCGGTGGCCCGGTTCGTCCGGGCCACGTGCGCGCTCGTGCCGCTCGGCCAGGAGCGGATCGACTTCGCCGACGTCGAAGCGCTGCTGCGCTGA